In a single window of the Sulfurimonas sp. hsl 1-7 genome:
- the secA gene encoding preprotein translocase subunit SecA: protein MLQALFGKIIGTANDRELKKYLKRVKNINELEKQYEALDDDALKSAFNDLKDAVLSGEKTLDDVLNDSFAITREASKRVLGMRHFDVQLVGGMVLHDGKISEMKTGEGKTLVATLPIILNAMEGKGVHLVTVNDYLAKRDSSEMSPLYNFLGYSVGTILEDMHDATEKKAAYDADITYGTNNEFGFDYLRDNMSYSKENQVQREHNFVVIDEVDSILIDEARTPLIISGPTNHKMQDYLRANSVALNMEKDTHFTVDEKDKIVLITEEGITKAEELFGVENLYSVENSSLSHILDQALKSNYLFEKDVDYVVRNNEVVIVDEFTGRLSEGRRFSEGLHQALEAKEGVEIKEETQTLADITFQNYFRMYNKLAGMTGTAETEATELAQIYSLDVVSIPTNIPVAREDLNDLIYKTEIEKFNAVIEKIRELQKAGQPVLIGTASIEKSEVLHQLLKNEKIAHTVLNAKNHEQEGEIIKDAGKKGAVTIATNMAGRGVDIKVSDEVKALGGLYIIGTERHENRRIDNQLRGRSGRQGDPGKTQFYLSLEDSLLRIFGSDKIKSIMERLGVEDGEFIESKMVTRAVEKAQKKVENMHYEGRKHILEYDDVANEQRKIIYRFRNQLLDNEYDIASKVDEIREEYIAYLLGEAGIYEGLPEEDYNLETLAELLQEEINTFVDAESLKSLEYEKLYTHLLEGIKASYDEKMSILDEETRNDVARELYLRELDNAWRDHLYAMDGMKTGIRLRAYNQKDPLVEYKKEAYNLFTELTQSLKLNVIKTLQIIQFKVDSAEEEAARLAEELAERQKQQDALAQLNLSSSGSDDESVTSKKPARNDPCPCGSGKKYKQCCGKSGPKKGVFAS from the coding sequence ATGCTACAAGCATTATTTGGTAAGATTATCGGTACAGCTAACGATAGAGAATTAAAAAAATATCTAAAACGTGTAAAAAATATAAACGAACTTGAAAAACAATATGAGGCTTTAGACGATGATGCTTTAAAGTCGGCATTTAACGATTTAAAAGATGCAGTATTAAGCGGTGAAAAAACTCTTGATGATGTTTTAAACGACTCTTTTGCTATCACTAGAGAGGCATCAAAGCGTGTCCTCGGTATGAGACACTTTGATGTACAGCTTGTCGGTGGTATGGTTTTACATGACGGTAAAATCTCTGAGATGAAAACAGGTGAGGGGAAAACACTTGTTGCAACTCTTCCGATTATTCTTAACGCTATGGAAGGTAAGGGTGTACACCTTGTAACAGTTAATGACTACCTTGCAAAACGGGATTCTTCTGAGATGTCTCCACTTTATAACTTCTTAGGTTACAGTGTCGGTACTATACTTGAAGATATGCACGATGCTACAGAGAAAAAAGCTGCATACGATGCCGATATCACTTACGGTACAAATAATGAGTTTGGATTTGACTATCTAAGAGACAACATGAGCTACTCTAAAGAGAATCAAGTTCAGCGTGAACATAACTTTGTCGTAATCGATGAAGTCGATTCTATCTTAATTGATGAAGCAAGAACACCTTTAATCATTTCAGGTCCAACTAACCACAAGATGCAAGACTATCTTCGTGCAAACTCTGTTGCCTTAAATATGGAAAAAGATACGCACTTTACTGTAGATGAAAAAGATAAAATTGTTTTAATTACTGAAGAGGGTATTACAAAAGCTGAAGAGCTTTTCGGTGTTGAAAACCTTTACAGTGTTGAGAACTCATCACTGTCTCACATCCTTGATCAGGCACTTAAATCAAACTATCTTTTTGAAAAAGATGTTGACTATGTTGTGAGAAACAATGAAGTAGTGATCGTAGATGAGTTTACAGGACGTTTAAGTGAAGGACGCCGTTTTTCTGAAGGCTTACACCAAGCGTTAGAAGCAAAAGAGGGTGTAGAGATTAAAGAAGAGACACAAACACTTGCAGACATCACTTTCCAAAACTACTTTAGAATGTACAACAAACTTGCAGGTATGACTGGTACTGCGGAAACTGAAGCGACTGAACTTGCTCAGATCTATTCTCTTGATGTTGTATCTATCCCGACAAATATCCCGGTTGCAAGAGAGGATTTAAACGACCTTATCTATAAAACAGAGATCGAAAAATTCAATGCCGTAATTGAAAAGATTAGAGAGTTACAAAAGGCAGGTCAACCAGTACTTATCGGTACTGCATCGATTGAAAAATCTGAAGTGTTACACCAACTCCTTAAAAATGAGAAGATTGCACACACTGTACTTAATGCTAAGAACCATGAACAAGAGGGTGAGATCATTAAAGATGCAGGTAAAAAGGGTGCTGTTACAATTGCAACAAACATGGCAGGACGTGGTGTTGACATTAAAGTAAGCGATGAAGTAAAAGCTCTTGGAGGTTTATATATCATCGGTACTGAAAGACATGAAAACCGCCGTATAGATAATCAGCTTCGCGGGCGTTCAGGTCGTCAGGGTGATCCTGGTAAGACTCAATTTTACCTTTCATTAGAAGATAGTTTACTTCGTATCTTCGGTAGTGACAAGATCAAGTCTATTATGGAGAGACTCGGTGTTGAAGACGGTGAGTTTATAGAGTCTAAAATGGTAACTCGTGCAGTTGAAAAAGCGCAGAAAAAAGTTGAAAATATGCACTACGAAGGTCGTAAGCATATTCTAGAGTATGATGATGTTGCAAATGAGCAGAGAAAAATTATCTACAGATTTAGAAATCAGCTTCTTGATAACGAGTACGACATCGCTTCAAAAGTGGATGAGATCAGAGAAGAATATATCGCATACTTACTTGGTGAGGCTGGCATCTATGAGGGACTTCCTGAAGAGGATTATAACCTTGAAACACTTGCTGAACTTCTACAAGAGGAGATCAATACTTTTGTTGATGCAGAATCTCTAAAATCTTTAGAGTATGAAAAACTCTATACTCATCTTTTAGAAGGTATAAAAGCATCGTATGATGAAAAGATGTCAATTTTAGATGAAGAGACAAGAAACGATGTTGCAAGAGAACTTTATCTAAGAGAGCTAGACAATGCGTGGAGAGATCATCTTTATGCTATGGATGGTATGAAAACAGGTATACGTTTACGTGCATACAACCAAAAAGATCCTTTAGTTGAGTATAAAAAAGAGGCGTATAACCTGTTTACGGAACTTACTCAAAGCCTGAAATTAAATGTAATCAAAACATTACAAATTATTCAGTTTAAAGTTGATTCTGCTGAAGAAGAGGCTGCAAGACTTGCAGAGGAGTTGGCTGAACGTCAGAAACAACAGGATGCATTAGCACAACTGAATCTTTCAAGCAGTGGTAGTGATGATGAAAGTGTAACGTCGAAAAAACCGGCAAGAAATGATCCGTGTCCATGTGGCAGCGGTAAAAAGTACAAACAGTGTTGTGGTAAAAGCGGTCCTAAAAAAGGTGTATTTGCATCTTGA
- the lolA gene encoding LolA-like outer membrane lipoprotein chaperone has product MKFNLLLLLLSSYTFANITDLTSFQADFEQSITDEKNKKIVYKGDIKASNPHYALWQYNNPIEKTVYVLKNRVIMIEPDLEQAIIKTIDSNFDFFALMKNAKEIKKDTYTATFNNIKYTIYTKGLTIESIAYVDEFENEVNIVFKNQKVNEKIDLNIFNPYIPQGFDIIRD; this is encoded by the coding sequence ATGAAATTCAACCTCTTGCTTCTCCTTTTGAGTTCGTACACTTTTGCAAATATTACAGATTTGACAAGTTTTCAAGCTGACTTTGAACAAAGCATTACCGATGAGAAAAATAAAAAGATTGTTTACAAAGGAGATATTAAAGCTTCTAACCCACATTACGCACTATGGCAATATAACAATCCGATAGAAAAAACTGTTTATGTTCTAAAAAACAGAGTGATCATGATAGAGCCTGATCTAGAGCAGGCAATCATAAAAACAATCGATAGTAATTTTGATTTTTTTGCTTTAATGAAAAATGCGAAAGAGATTAAAAAAGATACATATACGGCAACTTTTAACAACATAAAATACACTATATATACAAAAGGTCTTACAATTGAGTCAATCGCTTATGTTGACGAGTTTGAAAATGAAGTAAATATTGTGTTTAAAAATCAGAAAGTGAATGAAAAAATAGATTTAAATATCTTTAATCCCTATATTCCACAGGGGTTTGATATTATCAGAGATTAA
- the acnB gene encoding bifunctional aconitate hydratase 2/2-methylisocitrate dehydratase, with the protein MGFREEYAAHVAEREALGVPPLPLTVKQTEEVIEFIKTGEYVEEMLELLENRVSPGVDDAAYVKAGFLNELAMEEHHVASIAPEKAVEMLGTMLGGYNVKPLVNSLSSKNEAVVKAAVKALSHTLLVYDAFNDVEELHKAGNAAATEVMTSWANAEWFTSKPELAEKITVSVFKVPGETNTDDLSPASEAFTRSDIPLHANSMLAAKMDNPIETIKELKTKGHPVAYVGDVVGTGSSRKSGVNSVQWHMGEDIPGVPNKRTGGVVLGGIIAPIFFATCEDSGALPLELDVTNMETGDVVDIYPYKGEAHKNGECIATFNLRPNTITDEVRAGGRIPLIIGRGLTSKARSVLGMGSTDIFLTAEQPADNGKGYTLAQKMVGKACGMEGVRPGMYCEPEMSTVGSQDTTGPMTRDEIKELAALGFNADLVMQSFCHTAAYPKPSDVTMHNTLPDFIANRSGVALRPGDGVIHSWLNRMVLPDTVGTGADSHTRFPIGISFPGGSGIVAFAGVTGSMPLTMPESVLVRFKGEMQPGITLRDLVNAIPHQAIKEGLLTVEKKGKKNIFAGRILEIEGLPTLKAEQAFELSDASAERSAAACTVRLDKEPVIEYLKSNIVLLQSMIDAGYEDHRTLARRITKMEEWLANPTLMEPDADAEYAAVIEIDLDQITEPILACPNDPDDVATLSEVLASDRPTNIDEVFVGSCMTNIGHYRALGEVLKGEGAVPGRLWVCPPTKMDEKQLTEEGYYALFGAAGARTEIPGCSLCMGNQARVADNAVVFSTSTRNFDNRLGKGAQVYLGSAELAAVCSLLGKIPTKEEYLNLTKKIVGKEADIYKYLNFNLIQDYKLA; encoded by the coding sequence ATGGGATTTAGAGAAGAATATGCTGCTCACGTAGCAGAAAGAGAAGCTTTAGGCGTTCCTCCACTACCACTTACTGTTAAACAAACAGAAGAAGTTATTGAATTTATCAAAACTGGTGAATATGTTGAAGAGATGTTAGAACTTCTTGAAAACCGTGTTTCTCCGGGTGTTGATGATGCTGCTTACGTAAAAGCTGGTTTCTTAAATGAACTTGCGATGGAAGAGCATCACGTAGCTTCAATTGCTCCTGAAAAAGCAGTTGAAATGTTAGGAACAATGCTTGGTGGTTACAATGTGAAACCATTAGTAAACTCATTAAGTTCAAAAAATGAAGCTGTTGTAAAAGCTGCTGTTAAAGCACTTTCTCATACTTTACTTGTTTATGATGCATTTAATGATGTAGAAGAGTTACACAAAGCTGGTAACGCTGCTGCTACTGAGGTTATGACTTCATGGGCAAATGCTGAATGGTTTACTTCAAAACCTGAATTAGCTGAGAAAATTACTGTTTCTGTATTTAAAGTTCCTGGTGAAACAAATACGGATGATTTATCTCCTGCATCTGAAGCGTTTACTCGTTCAGATATCCCTTTACATGCAAACTCTATGCTTGCTGCTAAGATGGATAACCCGATCGAAACTATTAAAGAGTTAAAAACTAAAGGTCACCCAGTTGCTTACGTTGGTGATGTTGTTGGTACTGGTTCTTCTAGAAAGTCTGGTGTTAACTCTGTTCAATGGCACATGGGTGAAGATATTCCGGGTGTTCCAAACAAAAGAACTGGCGGTGTAGTTCTTGGTGGTATCATCGCTCCGATTTTCTTCGCTACTTGTGAAGATTCTGGTGCATTACCATTAGAGTTAGATGTTACAAATATGGAAACAGGTGATGTTGTAGATATTTACCCATACAAAGGTGAAGCTCATAAAAACGGTGAGTGTATCGCAACTTTCAACCTTCGTCCAAACACTATTACTGACGAAGTTCGTGCTGGTGGTCGTATTCCATTAATCATCGGTCGTGGTTTAACTTCAAAAGCTCGTTCAGTACTTGGTATGGGTTCAACTGATATCTTCTTAACTGCTGAGCAACCGGCTGACAATGGTAAAGGTTACACTTTAGCACAAAAAATGGTTGGTAAAGCTTGTGGTATGGAAGGTGTTCGTCCAGGTATGTACTGTGAGCCTGAGATGAGTACAGTTGGTTCTCAGGATACAACTGGTCCAATGACTCGTGATGAGATTAAAGAGCTTGCTGCACTTGGATTCAATGCTGACCTTGTAATGCAATCTTTCTGTCACACTGCGGCATATCCAAAACCGTCAGATGTTACAATGCATAACACTTTACCAGACTTTATCGCTAACCGTTCAGGTGTTGCTTTACGTCCAGGTGACGGTGTTATCCACTCTTGGTTAAATAGAATGGTTCTTCCAGATACAGTTGGTACTGGTGCGGATTCACATACACGTTTCCCAATCGGTATCTCTTTCCCTGGTGGTTCTGGTATCGTTGCGTTTGCTGGTGTTACTGGTTCTATGCCACTTACTATGCCAGAGTCTGTACTTGTAAGATTCAAAGGTGAAATGCAACCGGGTATCACTTTACGTGACCTTGTAAATGCTATCCCTCACCAAGCTATTAAAGAGGGTCTTTTAACTGTTGAGAAAAAAGGTAAGAAAAACATTTTTGCTGGTCGTATCTTAGAGATCGAAGGTTTACCAACTCTAAAAGCTGAGCAAGCATTTGAGCTTTCTGATGCTTCTGCTGAGCGTTCAGCTGCTGCTTGTACTGTAAGACTAGACAAAGAGCCTGTAATTGAGTACTTAAAATCTAACATCGTTCTTCTTCAATCTATGATTGACGCTGGATATGAAGATCACAGAACTCTTGCTCGTCGTATTACGAAAATGGAAGAGTGGTTAGCAAATCCAACATTAATGGAGCCGGATGCTGATGCTGAATACGCTGCAGTAATCGAAATTGATTTAGATCAAATTACTGAGCCAATCTTAGCTTGTCCTAACGATCCGGATGATGTTGCTACATTAAGTGAAGTTCTTGCTTCTGATAGACCGACTAACATTGATGAAGTATTCGTTGGTTCTTGTATGACAAACATCGGTCACTACCGTGCACTTGGTGAGGTTCTTAAAGGTGAAGGTGCTGTTCCAGGTCGTCTATGGGTATGTCCTCCGACAAAAATGGATGAGAAACAATTAACTGAAGAGGGTTACTATGCTCTATTTGGTGCTGCTGGTGCTAGAACAGAGATCCCAGGATGTTCATTATGTATGGGTAACCAAGCGCGTGTTGCTGATAATGCTGTTGTATTCTCAACATCTACTCGTAACTTCGACAACCGTTTAGGTAAAGGTGCTCAAGTTTATCTTGGTTCTGCAGAGTTAGCGGCTGTATGTTCACTTCTTGGAAAAATTCCAACAAAAGAAGAGTACTTAAACTTAACGAAGAAAATTGTAGGTAAAGAAGCAGATATCTATAAGTATCTAAACTTCAACCTAATCCAAGACTACAAACTAGCATAG